In Scomber scombrus chromosome 17, fScoSco1.1, whole genome shotgun sequence, the following proteins share a genomic window:
- the trdn gene encoding triadin, which translates to MSSQTSDGGAAPPSRPNQKTFLDDVILTFTSPMAWLLVVALIITWSAVAIVLFDLLDYKTLAEYTSYCDDPMCLSAGLRSRGVVRSIKSSHAGVPGEAAAQGGTDWLELLWNFAASLVAPDDEEEEGIHQLTETFTSFHSEEL; encoded by the exons ATGAGCAGCCAGACCAGTGACGGGGGGGCGGCCCCTCCATCTCGGCCCAATCAGAAGACATTTTTGGATGATGTCATTTTGACCTTTACTTCACCAATGGCCTGGCTGCTGGTTGTGGCTCTGATCATCACATGGTCAGCCGTGGCCATTGTTCTCTTTGATCTGCTTGACTATAAGACTCTGGCAG AGTACACATCATACTGTGACGACCCCATGTGTTTATctgctg GTTTGAGGTCTAGAG GTGTTGTTCGTTCAATAAAATCAAGCCATGCTGGAGTCCCTGGTGAGGCTGCAGCTCAGGGTGGCACCGACTGGTTGGAGCTACTGTGGAATTTTGCAGCCAGTTTGGTCGCTcctgatgatgaggaggaggaaggtatTCATCAGCTAACTGAAACCTTCACAT CTTTCCACTCTGAGGAGCTCTGA